Proteins from a genomic interval of Nautilia sp. PV-1:
- the moaC gene encoding cyclic pyranopterin monophosphate synthase MoaC yields the protein MDLTHINEKHNPKMVDVGDKEITKRIATASGTIHMKKETKEAILKEKTKKGAVLQTAIIAAIMGSKKTSELIPMCHNILIDGVDVDVEETEDGFKITATAKTTSKTGIEMEALTAVSVGLLTIYDMAKAIDREMVISDIKLEYKSGGKSGTFKRMEKEIKS from the coding sequence ATGGATCTAACGCATATTAACGAAAAACACAATCCTAAAATGGTAGACGTCGGAGATAAAGAAATCACAAAAAGAATAGCAACGGCAAGCGGCACCATTCATATGAAAAAAGAAACAAAAGAAGCAATTTTAAAAGAAAAAACAAAAAAAGGCGCCGTTTTACAAACGGCAATAATAGCAGCTATTATGGGAAGCAAAAAAACAAGCGAGCTGATTCCTATGTGTCATAATATTTTAATTGACGGCGTTGACGTAGACGTGGAAGAAACCGAAGACGGATTTAAAATAACCGCAACGGCTAAAACAACCTCAAAAACCGGAATAGAAATGGAAGCTCTTACAGCTGTAAGCGTCGGTCTTCTTACCATTTACGACATGGCAAAGGCAATTGACCGTGAAATGGTGATAAGCGATATCAAACTCGAATATAAATCCGGCGGGAAAAGCGGAACTTTCAAAAGAATGGAGAAAGAAATTAAAAGTTAA
- a CDS encoding WD40 repeat domain-containing protein translates to MQPVKIINIRAAVSKIKYIGNNQLCIIDENNTVRIYDTATYKLLDGFKIKLPKNNPHENSVDISQNGKFLAIAVRNKHKTTVWSLKDKKLIYTLGWHKGDVLSVSFDREEKYLMTGGEDGRAYIWSMMTGKMVSSLPPHADYITAVAFSKNCLWGATGSYDKSITITNISSMDISYRKKAHKGAVTALRFMDKQQLVSGDKIGELIVWNYAKGKVQKRLANMVDRVFDIVFNGDESFMFVISDNNKKVSLYSMDDYELISDEFIKMLELPSSLEFIDDKNILIVGTVDGGVYFYDLFEDERKLSAIIDKNEFEKAYELISKNPFLKRTKTYENLEDKWNKLLVLAQKKFEKGETELAKQILAPFLKIPSKRSLVQSLFNDFSEFEKFKKAVLSLKYPLAYSLVTKYPYLKNTVYYKKMEDDWKKVFKKAKEIIFQKGKEDEVRELLKPFRGVTEKTPLIQALFNEKQLFHLLHQKLLKKEFSEFFAMINRFPFLSDSEEYDKALRYGESLIEKARDLLKRGEYKKVINIVDLLEQFPMFKEEAEELKQKANILLEFHRILATNDLNLIEKFVKEHPFLEDVIDYRNIEKQWRDKFQKSEIYAAKGQVLDILEELQDYMSVKDKRNKIGQIVKSAYLQQIISLLSKALKGQNVSRYFENAVKNYIRIFGFDMEISDLIEKAKKLKINADLSGIEEGDISKWHLYKLPDKIWEDLG, encoded by the coding sequence TTGCAGCCTGTTAAAATAATAAATATAAGAGCGGCGGTAAGTAAAATTAAATATATAGGAAATAACCAGTTATGCATTATAGACGAAAACAATACGGTTAGAATATATGATACCGCAACTTATAAGCTGTTGGACGGTTTTAAAATAAAACTTCCAAAAAACAATCCTCATGAAAACAGTGTCGATATTTCCCAAAACGGAAAGTTTTTGGCTATTGCCGTAAGAAACAAGCATAAAACAACAGTATGGTCCCTTAAAGATAAAAAACTGATATACACACTTGGCTGGCATAAAGGAGATGTGCTTAGTGTCAGCTTTGACAGGGAAGAAAAATATCTCATGACCGGTGGAGAGGACGGAAGGGCATATATATGGTCTATGATGACGGGGAAAATGGTTTCTTCTCTTCCTCCTCATGCAGATTATATTACAGCTGTGGCATTTTCAAAAAACTGTCTTTGGGGAGCTACAGGAAGCTATGATAAATCCATAACGATTACAAACATATCTTCCATGGATATAAGCTATAGGAAAAAAGCACATAAAGGAGCGGTTACCGCACTAAGGTTTATGGACAAGCAGCAGCTTGTAAGCGGTGATAAAATAGGAGAGCTTATCGTATGGAATTATGCAAAAGGCAAGGTTCAAAAGCGTCTTGCCAATATGGTTGACAGAGTGTTTGATATAGTGTTTAACGGTGATGAAAGTTTTATGTTTGTTATATCGGACAATAATAAAAAAGTGTCTCTTTATTCTATGGACGACTATGAGCTCATAAGCGATGAATTTATAAAAATGTTGGAACTGCCCAGTTCTTTGGAATTTATAGATGATAAAAATATACTGATAGTCGGAACTGTAGACGGAGGTGTTTATTTTTATGATCTTTTTGAAGATGAAAGAAAACTTTCTGCAATTATTGATAAAAACGAATTTGAAAAAGCATATGAACTTATATCTAAAAATCCTTTTTTAAAAAGAACAAAAACATATGAAAATCTTGAAGATAAATGGAATAAACTTCTTGTTTTGGCACAGAAAAAGTTCGAAAAAGGCGAAACGGAACTTGCAAAGCAGATACTTGCCCCGTTTTTAAAAATACCTTCAAAAAGAAGCCTGGTTCAGTCTCTTTTTAATGATTTCAGTGAATTTGAAAAATTTAAAAAAGCCGTGCTCAGTTTAAAATACCCTCTTGCATATTCGCTTGTAACGAAATACCCATATTTGAAAAACACTGTTTATTACAAAAAAATGGAGGATGACTGGAAAAAGGTATTCAAAAAAGCAAAAGAGATTATCTTTCAAAAAGGAAAAGAAGACGAAGTCAGAGAGCTTTTAAAACCTTTTAGAGGGGTTACGGAAAAAACTCCTTTAATCCAGGCTCTGTTTAACGAAAAACAGCTGTTTCATCTGCTGCATCAGAAACTTCTGAAAAAAGAATTTTCCGAATTCTTTGCTATGATTAACAGGTTTCCGTTTTTAAGCGATTCGGAAGAATATGACAAAGCTCTCAGATACGGGGAAAGTCTTATTGAAAAAGCAAGGGATCTTTTAAAAAGAGGGGAATACAAAAAAGTTATCAATATAGTGGATCTTCTTGAACAGTTTCCTATGTTTAAAGAAGAAGCTGAAGAGTTGAAACAAAAAGCAAATATTTTACTGGAATTTCACAGAATTTTAGCTACTAACGATTTGAATCTTATTGAAAAATTTGTAAAAGAACATCCGTTTTTAGAAGATGTGATAGATTATAGAAATATAGAGAAACAATGGAGGGATAAATTTCAAAAATCAGAAATTTACGCGGCAAAAGGCCAGGTTTTGGATATTTTAGAAGAATTACAAGATTATATGAGTGTAAAAGACAAAAGAAACAAAATCGGTCAGATAGTAAAAAGCGCATATCTGCAGCAGATAATATCTCTTCTTTCAAAAGCGTTAAAAGGTCAGAATGTTTCAAGGTATTTTGAAAACGCAGTTAAAAACTATATAAGAATTTTCGGGTTTGATATGGAAATAAGCGATTTAATAGAAAAAGCCAAAAAACTGAAAATAAATGCAGATTTAAGCGGAATAGAAGAGGGCGATATTTCCAAGTGGCATTTATATAAACTTCCCGATAAAATATGGGAAGACCTCGGATAA
- a CDS encoding Opr family porin — protein sequence MNKYLSIALISSFLFANPIDTAFKQGTYKGSFAIHYERYNFKNAQDSGFGMYSVGLNFKSKKENNIQLNLGFRANDRFYELYNGDYDNTTKAILSTANLTFFGNNFNIVLGRKKEVLQWIHGYQEEIKLNMKPTANTNLEVLHTYRHARANNHAPLKQFKQINGNDGLNVITLEAKSGNIKGQVYFYNAPDLANWYGTTINIQQNSCSLKAVYSKSNELTNKPNGSYFNIEGSYSADPASLTLGYIQTDKNGGLSSMTIARNVYDNMNPLEEGNHIFEKDAKTVYASSTLNVNDKLSFTINLGHIKFQDKKANEIDFYTDYAFNDNFSAELCLDKYSSDISTDDSTAIKTQINYKF from the coding sequence ATGAACAAATACTTAAGCATTGCTTTAATTTCATCATTTCTTTTTGCAAATCCTATAGATACCGCCTTCAAACAGGGTACGTATAAAGGAAGTTTTGCAATTCATTATGAAAGATACAATTTCAAAAACGCACAAGACAGCGGATTTGGAATGTATTCAGTGGGTTTAAACTTTAAAAGCAAAAAAGAAAACAATATTCAGCTGAATTTAGGTTTCAGAGCGAATGACAGGTTTTATGAGCTCTACAACGGCGATTACGACAATACTACAAAAGCCATTCTGAGTACGGCTAACCTTACGTTTTTCGGAAACAATTTCAATATAGTACTCGGAAGAAAAAAAGAAGTTCTGCAGTGGATACACGGATATCAGGAAGAAATCAAACTTAATATGAAACCGACGGCAAATACAAATCTGGAAGTATTACATACATACAGACACGCAAGGGCAAATAACCATGCTCCGTTAAAACAGTTTAAACAAATCAACGGAAACGACGGTTTAAACGTAATTACATTAGAAGCAAAATCAGGAAACATAAAAGGACAGGTGTATTTTTACAACGCCCCTGATCTGGCAAACTGGTACGGTACCACAATAAATATACAGCAAAACAGCTGTTCTTTAAAAGCGGTTTATTCAAAAAGCAACGAGCTTACAAATAAACCAAACGGAAGCTATTTTAATATTGAAGGCTCTTACAGCGCCGATCCTGCTTCTTTGACATTAGGATATATCCAGACAGATAAAAACGGCGGACTCAGCTCAATGACTATAGCAAGAAACGTTTATGACAATATGAATCCTCTGGAAGAAGGTAACCATATATTCGAAAAAGACGCTAAAACCGTATATGCAAGTTCAACCCTAAATGTGAATGACAAACTCTCTTTTACCATTAATCTGGGACACATAAAATTCCAGGACAAAAAAGCAAACGAAATAGATTTTTATACGGATTATGCGTTTAATGATAATTTTTCAGCAGAATTATGCCTGGATAAATACAGCAGCGATATAAGCACTGACGATTCTACCGCTATTAAAACACAGATTAATTATAAATTCTAA
- a CDS encoding molybdenum cofactor biosynthesis protein MoaC has product MGGRSSRFGSEKDDKALLFYKLQYDKCKKIFKNVYFAAKYKKFRNYPFFIEKSDIYAPLPALEEIVKKYKKIFILSVDTPNINEKSIIKLLRKKSVASDNPLIGYYDYTMLPKIRENLKGKMRIFDINKRKTVINKKELVNINTLDDLNRLSC; this is encoded by the coding sequence GTGGGAGGCAGATCCAGCAGATTCGGAAGCGAAAAAGACGACAAAGCCTTACTTTTTTATAAACTCCAATACGATAAATGCAAAAAAATCTTCAAAAATGTATATTTTGCAGCAAAATACAAAAAATTCAGAAATTATCCTTTTTTTATAGAAAAATCAGATATTTACGCGCCTCTTCCGGCTTTGGAAGAAATAGTAAAAAAATATAAAAAAATATTTATTTTAAGCGTTGACACTCCGAATATAAATGAAAAAAGCATAATAAAACTGCTAAGAAAAAAATCAGTGGCTTCCGACAATCCTCTGATAGGATATTACGACTACACAATGCTTCCGAAAATAAGAGAAAACCTGAAAGGCAAAATGAGAATATTCGATATAAACAAAAGAAAAACGGTTATAAATAAAAAAGAACTTGTAAATATCAATACTCTGGATGATCTAAACAGACTCTCCTGTTAG